A part of Kitasatospora acidiphila genomic DNA contains:
- a CDS encoding SPFH domain-containing protein encodes MDAQRDSARRPLAGATSLPRVALPNTESPIAEDPAPTEPQPVIRPQLVDSRAEVAARRPPKVAPGLRERPALVLPGWVALLAVLLALGSAALVLTRVGVIPRFGGSPDLRTAAAQQADGAVVTDTALVAVTAAGLVVLVSLAGLLANGSGETRVLSRWGRYRGTIRRAGLVWVNPMLRRRRVDVRLRHWRSEPVPVTDRAGIPIVVRVLVVWRIKDTARAVYAVGDHEAYLREQIHAVLTRTASTLPCDSNSTPGPALRDGQWFADELSRGLAAEVAPAGLEVFSVQPVALDYAPEVAESMRRRRLADLDASLRTVLVDDAVEAAALAVRRLERATAQELDEAARSALMEQLLVAFVAPAGVASTLLGTIPAPAARAAAAVGVPRDSRHGAHKEGNRA; translated from the coding sequence ATGGACGCCCAACGCGATTCCGCCCGCCGCCCGCTCGCCGGGGCGACCTCGTTGCCCAGGGTGGCCCTCCCGAACACCGAGTCCCCGATCGCCGAGGACCCCGCCCCCACCGAGCCGCAGCCCGTCATCCGTCCACAGCTTGTGGACAGCCGGGCCGAGGTGGCCGCCCGTCGCCCGCCGAAGGTGGCCCCGGGGCTGCGGGAACGGCCGGCGCTGGTGCTGCCGGGCTGGGTGGCGCTGCTCGCCGTGCTGCTGGCGCTGGGCTCCGCCGCCTTGGTGCTGACCCGGGTCGGGGTGATCCCGCGCTTCGGGGGCTCGCCCGATCTGCGGACCGCGGCAGCTCAGCAGGCCGACGGTGCGGTGGTGACCGACACCGCGTTGGTCGCGGTGACCGCCGCCGGCCTGGTGGTCCTGGTCTCGCTGGCCGGCCTGCTGGCCAACGGCAGCGGTGAGACCCGGGTGCTCAGCCGCTGGGGCCGCTACCGGGGCACCATCCGGCGAGCCGGGCTGGTCTGGGTCAATCCGATGCTGCGGCGGCGCCGGGTGGACGTCAGGCTGCGGCACTGGCGCAGCGAGCCGGTGCCGGTGACCGACCGGGCCGGGATCCCGATCGTGGTCCGGGTCCTGGTGGTCTGGCGGATCAAGGACACCGCCCGGGCGGTCTACGCGGTCGGCGACCACGAGGCCTACCTGCGCGAGCAGATCCACGCGGTGCTGACCCGCACCGCGAGCACGCTGCCCTGCGACAGCAACTCCACCCCCGGCCCCGCGCTGCGCGACGGGCAGTGGTTCGCCGACGAGCTCAGCCGGGGGCTGGCCGCCGAGGTGGCGCCCGCCGGTCTGGAGGTCTTCTCGGTGCAGCCGGTGGCGCTGGACTACGCGCCAGAGGTGGCCGAGTCGATGCGCCGCCGCCGGCTGGCCGACCTGGACGCGAGCCTGCGCACCGTGCTGGTGGACGACGCGGTGGAGGCGGCCGCCCTCGCGGTCCGCCGACTGGAGCGGGCCACCGCTCAGGAACTCGACGAGGCGGCCCGCAGCGCCCTGATGGAGCAGCTGCTGGTCGCGTTCGTCGCACCCGCCGGGGTGGCGAGCACGCTGCTCGGCACCATCCCGGCACCGGCCGCCCGGGCAGCCGCCGCGGTGGGCGTCCCCAGGGACTCCCGCCACGGTGCCCACAAGGAGGGGAATCGCGCGTGA
- a CDS encoding tyrosine-protein phosphatase, with protein sequence MIEQSAQYQQPAPAAAELAARSLGLAGAVNARDLGGYRTADGRVLRSGVALRSDGLHRLQEADLEVFAALGVRHVVDLRSLDEVREAGPDRVPGLPVADVSAVELSAEPLSVTADGPGGITLHHLPVFAADFDIYVALRDALADRDPVAQRALLGDGRMAATMTGLYRWFVTDPVARERFAAVLRLLAAPDAPPVLFHCTAGKDRTGWAAALVLTALGVDRATVVADYLLTNVRSGAIVDQIVASFYHRGLMEDPSLLLPMFRADQAYLAAAFEEVAAGWSGFEEFWRAGLGLDDAVLAGLRKNLLGDDD encoded by the coding sequence GTGATCGAGCAGTCCGCGCAGTACCAGCAGCCCGCGCCGGCGGCAGCCGAGCTGGCCGCCCGGAGCCTGGGCCTGGCCGGGGCGGTCAACGCCCGCGACCTGGGCGGCTACCGCACCGCGGACGGACGGGTGCTGCGCAGCGGGGTCGCGCTGCGCAGTGACGGGCTGCACCGGCTGCAGGAGGCGGACCTCGAGGTCTTCGCCGCGCTCGGGGTGCGGCACGTGGTGGACCTGCGCAGCCTGGACGAGGTGCGGGAGGCCGGTCCGGACCGGGTGCCCGGCCTGCCGGTGGCGGACGTCTCCGCGGTCGAACTCTCCGCCGAGCCGCTGAGCGTGACCGCCGACGGTCCGGGCGGCATCACCCTGCACCACCTGCCGGTCTTCGCCGCCGACTTCGACATCTATGTGGCGCTGCGCGACGCGCTGGCCGACCGGGACCCGGTGGCCCAGCGGGCGCTGCTCGGTGACGGCCGGATGGCCGCGACGATGACCGGCCTCTACCGCTGGTTCGTCACCGACCCGGTGGCCCGGGAGCGGTTCGCCGCGGTGCTGCGGCTGCTGGCCGCCCCGGACGCCCCGCCCGTGCTGTTCCACTGCACGGCGGGCAAGGACCGCACCGGTTGGGCGGCCGCGCTGGTGCTCACCGCGCTGGGCGTGGACCGGGCCACGGTGGTGGCGGACTACCTGCTGACCAATGTGCGCTCCGGCGCGATCGTCGACCAGATCGTGGCCAGCTTCTACCATCGCGGCCTGATGGAGGACCCGTCCCTGCTGCTGCCGATGTTCCGGGCCGACCAGGCCTATCTGGCGGCCGCCTTCGAGGAGGTGGCCGCGGGATGGTCCGGCTTCGAGGAGTTCTGGCGGGCCGGCCTCGGCCTGGACGACGCCGTGCTGGCCGGCCTGCGCAAGAACCTGCTGGGTGACGACGACTGA
- a CDS encoding RNA polymerase sigma factor SigF — MSAELDSAKIHGGTAVAEHAPEHTPEHAPERTPMPPPQEPSLDTRTLSRSLFRRLATVTPGSAEHGYVRDTLIELNLPLVRYAAARFRSRNEPMEDIVQVGTIGLIKAIDRFDPERGVEFPTFAMPTVVGEIKRFFRDTSWSVRVPRRLQELRLALTKAGDELAQRLDRSPTVAELATSLGVSEEEVVEGLAVGNAYTASSLDSGPGEEDGDGPLADRLGYEDLALEGVEYRESLKPLLAKLPARERRIIMLRFFGNLTQSQIGEEIGISQMHVSRLLTKTLTQLRDGLTSES, encoded by the coding sequence ATGTCCGCGGAGTTGGACAGCGCGAAGATCCACGGTGGTACGGCGGTTGCCGAGCACGCTCCTGAGCACACGCCTGAGCACGCTCCTGAGCGGACGCCGATGCCGCCGCCGCAGGAGCCGTCACTGGACACCCGCACCCTCTCCCGTTCACTCTTCCGGCGGCTTGCCACGGTGACTCCGGGCAGCGCGGAGCACGGCTACGTCCGCGACACCCTGATCGAGCTCAACCTGCCGCTGGTGAGATACGCCGCGGCCCGGTTCCGCAGCCGCAACGAGCCGATGGAGGACATCGTCCAGGTCGGCACCATCGGCCTGATCAAGGCGATCGACCGGTTCGACCCGGAGCGCGGGGTGGAGTTCCCCACCTTCGCGATGCCCACCGTGGTCGGCGAGATCAAGCGCTTCTTCCGGGACACCAGCTGGTCGGTGCGGGTGCCCCGGCGGCTGCAGGAGCTGCGGCTCGCGCTGACCAAGGCGGGTGACGAGCTCGCCCAGCGGCTGGACCGCTCGCCGACCGTCGCCGAGCTCGCCACCAGCCTCGGGGTCAGCGAGGAGGAGGTGGTCGAGGGCCTGGCCGTCGGCAACGCCTACACCGCCAGCTCCCTGGACTCCGGCCCCGGCGAGGAGGACGGTGACGGACCGCTGGCCGACCGGCTGGGCTACGAGGACCTCGCCCTGGAGGGGGTCGAGTACCGGGAGTCGTTGAAGCCGCTGCTGGCCAAGCTGCCGGCCCGGGAGCGCCGGATCATCATGCTGCGCTTCTTCGGCAACCTGACCCAGTCCCAGATCGGCGAGGAGATCGGGATCTCCCAGATGCACGTCTCCCGGCTGCTCACCAAGACCCTCACCCAGCTGCGCGACGGGCTGACCAGCGAGAGCTGA